The following are encoded together in the Thalassolituus oleivorans MIL-1 genome:
- a CDS encoding GLUG motif-containing protein: MAITPFRLLMPMILGCLIMPSAFAESGRADYDLDDDGLIEINSLADLDEIRNNLDGTSLYGDSTGCPVDGCIGFELTTMLDFDTNADGVMDTNDAYWNGGDGWMPIGSSSTPFTTTFDGNGHQIRNLYINRTSTYYVGLFGFISGESAQLRNIGLTGKLMKVQGYYYVGGLVGYAKNEAIIEQSYVTGAVTGDYYVGGLAGYLSSSRALNNSFATGAVTGDYYVGGLAGYLSSSSAINNSFASGAVTGNSSVGGLVGYSFSSVITNSYWAVDTTGISSTSTSAASLAELQCPVSGNDTSCVTDKTLYAEWDSGVWDFGTNVQLPGLILSGTTYRDSDSDGLLDEDDAFPNNHAASWDGDNDGHPDMWTIGCDANCMSNSGLTLDQLPSNPAAWQDEDLDGYPESWADSCDSNCQNTSDLTLDRYPNDSDNDGINNSEDTDDNNDGITDADADSDGLIDVSSLVQLNAIRYNLAGTGRTLIEGDETDNSGCPIVLFEGLLQSHCIGYELTSNLDFDTNGDGVMDDKDDYWNDGKGWESIGSSSIPYTSTFDGRGHQIRNLYINGSSISYVGLFGVIYGSKAVIRNTGLTGALMNIIGRDSVGGLVGSASNSARIEQSYFSGLVTGKGRHIGGLVGELSLGSMMSNCFVTGVVNGSANVGGLAGSLYNVSSISNSFSTALITAIDSDAGSLVGYSYDSNITNSYWAIDTTGQIISSEVSVVDHNSGATLSELQCPISSDNIDDCVASNSLYTAWGESLWDFGTSTQLPGLILDGIVYRDSDGDGFLDNDEAFPNEYAASYDSDEDGHPDAWTLGCDAECIARSTLTLDQYPSNAAVWQDEDLDGYPDSWSDGCDSSCQNASGLTLDSHPNDIDNDGINDSEDNDDNNDGIVDADADSNGLIEISSLEQLSAIRYNLAGTGRTLAKGYETDSSGCPAAIYQGILQLHCKGYELTTDLDFDTNADGAIDENDSYWNSNKGWVPIGWERRSHSASKFTAIFDGNGHQIRNLYINLGFDSYDVGLFSYISGANAVIRNIGLTGGLMSVSGFGYVGGLVGSVDNNASIEQSYSTGGVSGDFQVGGLVGKLISGSTMTNSFATAAVSGGNNVGGLVGYTKSSAITNSFSTGSVIASNGNAGGLVGYSYNSIAITSSYWVNDTSGQLNSFDDSKFENYFAATLAELQCPTSSDNTNDCVVSNTLYTNWDEAVWDFGSSIQLPGLILDGIVYRDSDGDGFLDEDDSFPYSHAGSIDDDSDGYPDAWAADCDTTCIENSGLILDQFPAIAGAGPDTDLDGYPDVWATSCDANCQAATGLTLDSYLDDTDNDGINNSDDTDDNNDGIIDADADSDGLIDISSLEQLNAIRYNLAGTGRTLVDGGDSDSSGCPATVIDGVMQLVCIGYELTTNLDFDSNADGVMDANDAYWNGGEGWMPIGSSSVPFTSIFDGNGHQIRNLYIDRSNTDYIGLFGAISGESAQLRNIGLTGELMQVLGDDYVGGLSGYAKNAAMIEQSYVTGAVTGDWYVGGLVGYLNASVINNSYVTGAVTGDYYVGGLTGGSYNASAINNSFASGAVTGNSFVGGLVGYSSSSTINSSFATGAVIGDSYVGGLTGYSNSTVTNSHWATDTTGQLNSDGESEFDNYFGATLAELQCPMSSDNTDDCVISNTLYAGWDSSVWDFGTNTQLPGLMLSGTTYRDSDGDGSLDGDDVYPNNRAASWDSDHDGYADAWTIGCDASCIANSGLTLDHFPATAAAWQDTDLDGYPDAWAAGCDATCIANSGLTLDQFPTTAAAWQDTDLDGYPDAWAADCDMTCIANSGLTLDHFPATAAAWQDTDLDGYPDAWALDCDATCIENSGLTLDQFPTTAAAWQDTDLDGYPDVWAADCDTTCIENSGLILDQFPAIAGAGPDTDLDGYPDVWGTSCDANCQAATGLTLDRYLDDTDNDGINNSDDTDDNNDGITDADADSDGLIDVSSLEQLNAIRYNLMGTGRTLIEGEETDSSGCPAVILDGVLQNHCWGYELINTLDFDTNADGVIDANDAYWNEGYGWESIGTDYDTPFTSTFDGNGHQIRNLYINRSNTDYIGLFGAISGESAQLRNIGLTGELMQVLGDYYVGGLSGYAKNAAMIEQSYVIGVVTGYRYVGGLAGYLSSSVINNSYVTGAVMGNSSVGGLVGYFSSSTINSSFATGAVTGNSSVGGLAGYSNSYVITNSHWATDTTGQLNSDGESEFDNYFGATLAELQCPTSSDNTDDCVISNTLYAGWDSSVWDFGTSTQLPGLIINGIVYRDEDGNGSLDENQAPTVTLTLKQDGYVVSDITAGDGDVTLEATITDPDASDRHTLSWTYDGITVMSETDTGVTFKSDNLVAGEYTVSVVVTDNRYSPLSAKAEITFTVYSAYVPEPAPENTSSGKKGGGGALGLIWLMLCGGLVYARQRRVVFAG; the protein is encoded by the coding sequence ATGGCCATTACACCATTCCGCCTACTTATGCCGATGATTCTCGGCTGCCTAATTATGCCTTCGGCCTTCGCTGAAAGTGGCCGTGCCGACTACGATCTAGACGACGACGGCCTGATTGAAATCAACAGCCTCGCCGACCTCGACGAAATCCGAAATAACCTAGATGGCACAAGCCTGTACGGTGATAGCACCGGCTGCCCAGTGGACGGTTGTATTGGTTTTGAATTAACCACCATGCTGGACTTTGATACCAACGCTGATGGTGTGATGGATACGAATGACGCGTATTGGAATGGTGGAGATGGCTGGATGCCAATCGGTAGTTCCTCAACGCCATTTACCACCACCTTCGACGGTAACGGGCATCAAATTCGCAATTTATATATCAATCGCACCAGTACATATTATGTTGGATTATTTGGCTTTATTTCAGGCGAATCCGCTCAGCTTCGCAATATCGGATTAACCGGCAAGCTGATGAAAGTGCAGGGGTATTACTATGTTGGTGGGCTTGTTGGTTATGCTAAAAACGAGGCAATTATAGAACAGAGTTATGTCACCGGCGCGGTGACCGGTGATTATTATGTCGGCGGCTTGGCTGGCTATCTATCGAGTAGTCGCGCCCTTAATAACAGTTTCGCGACGGGCGCGGTGACCGGTGATTATTATGTCGGCGGCTTAGCTGGCTATCTATCGAGCAGTAGCGCCATTAACAACAGTTTTGCCAGCGGTGCGGTGACGGGTAATTCTTCTGTCGGCGGTCTGGTTGGCTATAGTTTTAGCTCTGTCATAACCAACAGTTATTGGGCGGTTGATACAACCGGTATCAGCAGTACCTCGACATCGGCGGCCAGCCTAGCCGAACTGCAGTGTCCTGTTAGTGGCAACGATACAAGCTGCGTGACAGATAAAACGCTTTATGCTGAATGGGATAGTGGTGTATGGGACTTCGGCACCAATGTGCAACTACCCGGCTTGATTTTGAGTGGCACCACCTATCGTGATAGCGATAGTGATGGCTTGCTAGACGAGGATGATGCCTTCCCGAATAATCATGCGGCATCGTGGGATGGCGATAATGATGGTCATCCTGATATGTGGACGATTGGCTGCGATGCCAATTGTATGTCAAACAGTGGTCTAACTCTTGATCAGCTTCCCAGTAATCCGGCTGCTTGGCAGGATGAGGACTTAGATGGTTACCCCGAAAGCTGGGCGGATAGTTGCGACAGTAATTGTCAAAATACATCAGACCTAACGCTTGATCGTTATCCTAATGATAGCGATAACGACGGTATTAATAATAGTGAAGATACCGATGATAACAACGATGGCATAACAGATGCTGATGCTGATTCTGATGGCTTGATTGATGTGTCTAGTCTAGTACAACTTAATGCAATTCGTTACAACCTAGCGGGTACAGGTCGAACTTTAATCGAAGGCGACGAAACGGATAATTCTGGTTGTCCTATTGTGCTTTTTGAAGGTCTGCTTCAATCGCATTGTATTGGGTACGAGTTAACTAGCAATCTAGATTTCGATACCAACGGCGATGGCGTGATGGATGATAAGGATGACTATTGGAATGACGGTAAAGGGTGGGAGTCAATTGGTAGTTCTTCAATACCATATACCAGCACTTTCGATGGCAGAGGTCATCAAATCCGTAACTTGTATATCAACGGCAGCAGTATCAGTTATGTCGGATTGTTTGGAGTTATCTATGGCTCAAAAGCCGTGATTCGAAATACAGGACTAACTGGTGCTTTGATGAATATTATTGGCCGCGATTCTGTGGGGGGATTGGTTGGTTCTGCCTCAAATAGCGCAAGAATAGAGCAAAGTTACTTCAGCGGCTTAGTCACCGGTAAGGGCAGGCATATTGGTGGATTAGTTGGAGAGTTATCTTTAGGGTCAATGATGAGCAACTGTTTTGTTACGGGTGTTGTGAACGGTTCTGCTAATGTCGGTGGTTTAGCTGGGTCTTTATATAATGTTTCTTCTATTTCGAATTCTTTTTCTACTGCTTTAATAACGGCCATAGATAGCGATGCTGGGAGCCTAGTGGGCTACAGCTATGATAGTAATATAACTAACAGCTATTGGGCTATCGACACTACTGGCCAAATAATTAGTAGTGAAGTGTCAGTAGTAGACCACAACTCCGGTGCTACTCTTTCCGAATTACAATGCCCAATATCAAGCGATAATATCGATGACTGTGTTGCTAGTAATTCGCTGTATACCGCTTGGGGAGAGTCTCTGTGGGATTTCGGTACTTCTACGCAATTACCCGGTTTAATTCTCGATGGAATAGTTTACAGGGACAGTGATGGCGATGGTTTTTTAGATAATGATGAGGCTTTTCCTAATGAATATGCCGCTTCATATGATAGCGATGAGGATGGCCATCCTGATGCCTGGACGCTTGGGTGTGATGCTGAATGTATTGCACGTAGTACCTTAACGCTGGATCAGTATCCTAGTAATGCCGCTGTTTGGCAGGATGAAGATCTCGATGGTTATCCCGATAGTTGGTCGGATGGCTGCGACAGCAGTTGCCAAAATGCATCTGGGCTAACGTTAGATAGTCATCCTAACGATATCGATAATGATGGTATTAATGACAGCGAAGATAACGATGATAATAATGACGGCATCGTAGATGCGGATGCAGACTCTAACGGTTTAATTGAGATATCCAGCCTCGAACAGCTAAGTGCAATACGTTACAACCTTGCTGGAACAGGTCGTACGCTCGCTAAAGGCTATGAAACAGATTCGTCCGGTTGTCCTGCTGCTATTTATCAGGGTATTTTGCAGCTCCATTGCAAGGGCTATGAGCTAACTACTGATCTTGATTTCGACACTAATGCCGACGGTGCTATTGATGAGAATGATTCCTACTGGAATAGTAACAAAGGGTGGGTGCCTATCGGGTGGGAGCGCCGTAGCCATTCAGCATCGAAATTCACGGCTATATTCGATGGTAATGGGCATCAAATTCGTAATCTTTATATAAACTTGGGCTTCGATTCTTACGATGTCGGCTTGTTTTCTTATATCTCCGGCGCAAATGCTGTGATTAGAAATATTGGACTGACCGGCGGTTTAATGAGTGTTTCTGGCTTTGGTTATGTAGGTGGTTTAGTCGGTTCTGTTGATAACAATGCAAGTATTGAGCAGAGCTATAGTACAGGGGGGGTATCGGGCGATTTTCAAGTTGGTGGCTTGGTTGGAAAATTAATTTCTGGTTCAACAATGACTAATAGCTTTGCAACTGCTGCTGTGAGCGGTGGTAATAATGTCGGAGGTTTGGTTGGTTATACTAAATCAAGTGCAATCACAAATTCATTCTCAACGGGCTCAGTTATTGCGAGTAATGGTAATGCGGGAGGATTAGTTGGGTATAGCTATAACAGCATTGCGATTACCAGCAGTTATTGGGTTAATGATACGTCAGGTCAGCTAAATAGTTTTGACGATTCAAAATTCGAGAACTACTTCGCCGCCACGCTAGCCGAATTACAATGCCCAACATCAAGCGATAACACCAACGACTGTGTTGTTAGTAATACGTTGTATACCAATTGGGATGAAGCTGTGTGGGATTTTGGTTCTTCTATTCAGTTACCTGGATTAATACTTGATGGAATTGTATATCGGGACAGTGATGGCGATGGTTTTCTGGATGAAGATGATTCTTTCCCATATAGCCATGCGGGGTCTATCGATGATGATAGTGATGGCTATCCCGATGCATGGGCGGCGGACTGTGATACGACCTGTATTGAAAACAGTGGTTTGATACTGGATCAGTTCCCGGCGATCGCGGGGGCAGGGCCAGACACTGACTTGGATGGTTATCCCGATGTGTGGGCGACGAGCTGTGATGCCAATTGCCAAGCAGCGACGGGTCTAACGCTTGATAGTTACCTTGATGATACGGATAACGACGGTATCAATAATAGCGACGACACCGACGATAATAATGATGGCATCATCGATGCCGACGCTGATTCTGATGGCTTGATTGATATCTCGAGTCTCGAACAGCTCAATGCGATTCGTTACAACCTAGCCGGCACTGGCCGTACCCTTGTTGACGGTGGTGATAGTGACAGCTCTGGTTGCCCTGCCACAGTTATTGATGGCGTGATGCAATTAGTGTGTATTGGTTATGAATTAACCACCAACCTTGATTTTGATAGCAACGCCGATGGTGTAATGGATGCGAATGACGCGTATTGGAATGGCGGTGAAGGTTGGATGCCAATCGGTAGCTCTTCAGTGCCATTTACCAGCATCTTCGATGGTAACGGTCATCAAATTCGTAACTTATACATCGATCGCAGCAACACTGATTATATTGGATTGTTTGGGGCTATCTCAGGTGAATCTGCCCAGCTGCGTAATATCGGGTTAACCGGCGAGTTGATGCAAGTGTTGGGAGATGACTACGTTGGTGGGCTTTCGGGTTATGCCAAGAACGCGGCAATGATAGAGCAGAGTTACGTTACCGGTGCGGTGACCGGTGATTGGTATGTGGGCGGCTTAGTTGGCTATCTCAATGCTAGTGTCATTAACAACAGTTACGTCACCGGCGCGGTGACTGGTGATTATTATGTGGGCGGTTTGACTGGTGGGAGCTATAATGCTAGCGCTATTAACAACAGTTTTGCCAGTGGTGCGGTGACGGGTAATTCTTTTGTTGGCGGCCTAGTTGGCTACTCATCTAGTAGTACCATTAATAGTAGTTTCGCTACTGGGGCGGTGATAGGTGATTCTTATGTGGGCGGTTTGACTGGCTATAGTAATAGCACAGTTACCAACAGCCATTGGGCTACCGATACCACAGGCCAGCTAAATAGCGATGGAGAATCGGAATTCGATAACTACTTCGGTGCTACGCTAGCAGAATTACAATGCCCAATGTCTAGCGATAATACGGACGACTGTGTCATTAGTAATACGCTATATGCCGGATGGGATAGCAGCGTTTGGGATTTCGGCACTAACACGCAACTTCCCGGCTTAATGTTGAGTGGCACTACCTATCGTGATAGCGATGGTGATGGCTCGCTCGATGGCGACGATGTCTATCCAAACAACCGCGCGGCGTCTTGGGATAGTGATCACGACGGGTATGCTGATGCATGGACCATTGGCTGCGATGCGAGCTGTATCGCAAACAGTGGGTTAACACTGGACCATTTCCCTGCCACTGCGGCCGCCTGGCAAGACACCGACCTGGATGGTTATCCGGATGCGTGGGCTGCGGGCTGCGATGCGACCTGTATCGCAAACAGTGGGTTAACACTGGATCAATTCCCGACAACTGCGGCCGCTTGGCAAGATACCGATCTGGATGGCTATCCCGATGCGTGGGCGGCGGACTGTGATATGACCTGTATCGCAAACAGTGGGTTAACACTGGACCATTTCCCTGCCACTGCGGCCGCCTGGCAAGACACCGACCTGGATGGTTATCCGGATGCATGGGCGCTTGATTGTGATGCTACCTGCATTGAAAACAGTGGGTTAACACTGGATCAATTCCCGACAACTGCGGCCGCTTGGCAAGATACCGATCTGGATGGTTATCCGGATGTGTGGGCGGCGGACTGTGATACGACCTGTATTGAAAACAGTGGTTTGATACTGGATCAGTTCCCAGCGATCGCGGGGGCAGGGCCAGACACTGACTTAGATGGTTATCCCGATGTGTGGGGGACGAGCTGTGATGCCAATTGCCAAGCAGCGACGGGTCTCACACTTGATCGTTACCTTGATGATACGGATAACGACGGTATCAATAATAGCGACGACACCGACGATAATAATGATGGCATCACCGATGCGGATGCGGACTCTGATGGCTTGATTGATGTCTCCAGTCTCGAACAGCTCAATGCAATTCGCTACAACCTAATGGGCACTGGTCGTACTTTAATAGAAGGCGAGGAAACGGATAGCTCTGGCTGCCCTGCAGTTATACTTGACGGCGTGCTTCAAAATCATTGCTGGGGTTATGAGTTAATCAATACCTTGGATTTTGATACTAATGCCGATGGCGTTATTGATGCGAATGATGCGTATTGGAATGAGGGATATGGGTGGGAGTCGATTGGTACCGATTATGACACACCATTTACCAGCACCTTCGATGGTAACGGGCATCAAATTCGTAACTTGTATATCAATCGCAGCAACACTGATTATATTGGATTGTTTGGGGCTATCTCAGGTGAATCTGCCCAGCTGCGTAATATCGGATTAACCGGCGAGCTGATGCAAGTGCTGGGAGATTACTACGTTGGTGGGCTTTCGGGTTATGCCAAGAACGCGGCAATGATAGAGCAGAGTTACGTTATTGGCGTCGTTACAGGGTATCGGTATGTGGGCGGCTTGGCTGGCTATCTATCGAGTAGCGTCATTAATAACAGTTACGTCACCGGCGCGGTGATGGGTAATTCTTCTGTTGGCGGCCTAGTTGGCTACTTCTCTAGTAGTACCATTAATAGTAGTTTCGCTACTGGTGCGGTGACGGGTAATTCTTCTGTCGGCGGTTTGGCTGGTTATAGCAATAGCTATGTAATCACCAACAGCCATTGGGCTACCGATACCACAGGCCAGCTAAATAGCGATGGAGAATCGGAATTCGATAACTACTTCGGTGCTACGCTAGCTGAATTACAATGCCCAACATCCAGTGATAATACCGACGACTGTGTCATTAGTAATACGCTTTATGCCGGATGGGATAGCAGCGTTTGGGATTTCGGTACCTCTACGCAATTACCCGGTTTAATCATTAATGGAATTGTTTATCGCGATGAAGACGGTAATGGCAGCCTTGATGAAAACCAAGCGCCGACGGTGACTCTAACCTTAAAGCAAGACGGTTATGTGGTGTCTGACATTACCGCGGGTGATGGTGATGTCACGTTAGAAGCAACAATAACTGACCCTGATGCAAGTGATCGCCATACATTAAGCTGGACGTATGACGGAATCACAGTCATGAGCGAAACCGACACTGGCGTTACGTTTAAGTCGGATAATTTAGTGGCGGGCGAATACACGGTTTCTGTCGTTGTGACAGATAATCGCTACTCACCATTAAGTGCTAAAGCGGAAATTACATTCACCGTTTATTCGGCTTATGTTCCTGAGCCAGCTCCTGAAAATACCTCTTCAGGTAAAAAAGGCGGTGGCGGTGCATTAGGCTTAATCTGGCTGATGCTGTGTGGCGGATTGGTGTATGCACGTCAGCGCCGTGTGGTGTTTGCGGGTTAA